In Harmonia axyridis chromosome X, icHarAxyr1.1, whole genome shotgun sequence, a single window of DNA contains:
- the LOC123686453 gene encoding ADP-ribosylation factor 2: MGLTISSVLTRLFGKKQMRILMVGLDAAGKTTILYKLKLGEVVTTIPTIGFNVETVEYKNISFTVWDVGGQNKIRKLWRHYYQNTDGLIFVIDSNDKERITEASTELNNILEDDYLKEAALLIFANKQDLPNAMSAAELTDKLGLNQLSNRSWYIQATCATQGNGLYEGLDWLSNELANK, encoded by the exons atggGGTTGACAATTTCCAGCGTCCTGACCCGCCTTTTTGGCAAAAAGCAGATGCGTATTTTGATGG TTGGTTTAGATGCTGCAGGAAAAACTACAATCCTTTACAAATTAAAGTTGGGTGAAGTTGTTACTACTATACCTACTATTGGATTTAATGTTGAAACAGTAGAATacaaaaatattagtttcacAGTATGGGACGTAGGTGgtcaaaataaaataagaaaattatgGAGACACTATTACCAAAATACCGATGGCTTGATATTCGTTATCGACTCTAATGATAAAGAGCGAATAACAGAAGCTTCAACAGAACTAAACAATATT ttagaAGATGATTACCTCAAAGAAGCAGCTTTATTGATATTTGCCAATAAACAAGACTTGCCAAATGCAATGTCTGCTGCTGAATTAACAGATAAATTGGGTTTGAATCAACTCAGTAATCGATCATGGTATATTCAAGCTACATGTGCAACGCAAGGAAATGGTCTTTATGAAGGTCTTGATTGGTTATCGAATGAACTGGCAAATAAATAA
- the LOC123686452 gene encoding small glutamine-rich tetratricopeptide repeat-containing protein alpha-like codes for MDAAEQKKQLVLSIIKFLQDELDKSDLTEEKKESVEVAIQCLETAYDTSSMQEENVINLLSLIPSTSAKKVTDQQKLEAERCKNEGNAAIKNDQYTEALFFYTKAIDLNPYNAVYYCNRAAVYSKLDKHLEALKDSKEAIKLDPTYGKAYSRLGVAYSNLNMFEEARTAYKTALKHDPNNSMYENNLKLAEERLAQSQGGGGGGGGGGLSGPAGPLSPDMAQFFNSNPTIVGMARQLLSDPSFRNTIFEFLNTNEMDNYNMDMLFQAGSALASRMNDVEGLRRSMNPDAPQDNSNSSGEPKKPEDPQP; via the exons ATGGATGCTGCAGAGCAGAAGAAACAGCTCGTTTTGAGCATTATAAAGTTCTTGCAAGATGAGCTTGATAAGAGCGACTTAACTGAAGAGAAAAAAGAATCTGTGGAAGTAGCAATTCAATGTTTAGAAACTGCTTATGATACAAGTAGTATGCAGGAAGAGAATGTTATTAATTTACTTTCCCTCATTCCTTCCACGTCT GCAAAGAAGGTAACCGATCAACAAAAACTGGAAGCAGAAAGATGCAAAAACGAAGGAAATGCTGCGATAAAAAATGATCAGTATACGGAGGCGCTCTTTTTTTACACTAA ggcGATTGATCTTAATCCATACAATGCGGTTTATTACTGTAATAGAGCTGCAGTTTATAGTAAACTAGATAAGCATTTGGAAGCCCTTAAAGATAGTAAAGAGGCAATAAAATTAGATCCTACTTATGGAAAGGCCTATAGTCGTTTAGGAGTTGCTTATTCTAATCTCAATATGTTTGAGGAAGCTAGAACAGCTTATAAGACTGCATTGAAGCATGACCCAAATAATTCTatgtatgaaaataatttgaaattagcTGAAGAAAGGTTGGCACAGA GTCAGGGTGGTGGTGGTGGAGGAGGAGGTGGTGGTTTAAGTGGACCAGCAGGACCCTTATCACCTGATATGGCACAATTTTTCAATAGTAATCCAACAATTGTTGGAATGGCTAGGCAGTTGTTGAGTGATCCTAGCTTTAGAAATAC GATATTTGAATTCTTGAATACCAATGAAATGGACAATTATAACATGGACATGTTATTTCAAGC AGGGAGTGCATTAGCAAGTAGAATGAATGATGTGGAAGGTCTCAGAAGATCAATGAATCCAGATGCTCCACAAGATAATTCCAATTCTTCGGGTGAACCTAAGAAGCCCGAAGATCCACAACCTTAA